From one Thermomicrobiales bacterium genomic stretch:
- a CDS encoding RNA-binding domain-containing protein has protein sequence MSRSRRSRSDDRSQRDQHALAWRRIDLHLHTPGSIDYQDPDITYLDILRKAEARGADVIAFTDHNTIRGYANMWREIEDLELLEALERLSPVEERRLGDYRRILRHLRVLPGFELTATFGFHITAIFPEGTSIRQIEHTLLELNVPEDRLDLGTSEVGATVDVLTAYETLSRLGALVIPAHVNSTHGVAMQNLPFGGQTKIAFTQSPYIDALEATDLESSSRRSTAHFFNGSKPEYPRRMHIIQGSDAHRLNRDPNRESNLGVCDRMTEVLLTDVSFAALKELFRSDNFNRVRPYRPAHDPYDFIRVARAEGETIVQSFHEIAPARRGRLSPIVRDAAAFANGNGGTIYVGISAVSKDPVMGVEDAPEQASAIAEDLARYITPQINGTIDIQETEQKKIIVVQVPAGDDMPYAVLPSTIYVRQEGETSIAMRDEIVQLVVDGMKIERGELPELVSEPPAAVEAPHEPTRTRSSRRRGRGRGGQTRLQHEELTAEDAVIDVESVDPTMEDGAPSLAVEPEPAHPVVEPTPPTRDIVICEEVPFPRTGVEVVDSHESDNVTYHAMRDLRNLKVVHNVTRDSARRLWRYAITQLELHPAGADEVTWHGDRGYWKAYKPRGGDVRYNLVYRHNDHLHMFYGVTDEGLDEAWRAVVPQRYLQPSASEPEQPGDEANGLVSEQPAAVDNSAPDHDLAPAYTIGEEPLVAVEPVDEPAAPELSAPRESIVEEEPAPDPVLLPDPAPAESVVATPKPTRRRRQAPKPSAEPPAEDATPEPEASAEPTPEAAPDDAPKPVRRRRKPTKVAEDPPADEAIESASVVGHDAPAEPVVAPVADVEPLVEAPKPVRRRRKPTKAEVAAAADETESPAEE, from the coding sequence TTGAGCAGGAGCAGACGCTCCCGCTCCGATGATCGCAGCCAGCGTGATCAGCATGCATTGGCGTGGCGGCGCATCGATCTGCACCTTCATACCCCCGGCTCGATCGACTACCAGGATCCGGATATCACCTATCTGGATATCCTTCGGAAGGCCGAGGCGCGCGGCGCAGACGTAATTGCGTTTACCGACCACAACACGATCCGTGGTTATGCGAACATGTGGCGGGAAATCGAAGACCTTGAACTGCTCGAAGCGCTAGAACGCTTGTCCCCCGTCGAGGAACGACGACTCGGCGATTATCGCCGGATCCTCAGGCACCTCCGTGTGCTGCCGGGCTTTGAGCTGACCGCGACGTTTGGGTTTCATATCACTGCAATCTTTCCGGAAGGGACATCGATCCGCCAGATCGAGCACACGCTTCTGGAGTTGAATGTCCCCGAAGATCGGCTCGACCTGGGCACCAGTGAGGTCGGTGCGACGGTCGATGTGCTCACAGCCTACGAGACGCTCTCGCGCCTCGGCGCGCTCGTCATCCCTGCGCACGTGAATTCGACACACGGCGTGGCGATGCAGAACCTGCCATTTGGTGGCCAGACGAAGATCGCATTCACCCAGAGCCCCTATATCGACGCGCTGGAGGCGACGGATCTGGAGTCGAGCAGTCGACGCAGCACGGCGCACTTCTTCAACGGCTCGAAGCCGGAATACCCGCGCAGGATGCACATTATCCAGGGCTCGGATGCTCACCGGCTCAACCGGGATCCAAACCGGGAAAGCAATCTGGGCGTCTGCGATCGGATGACCGAAGTGCTGTTAACCGACGTGTCGTTCGCGGCGTTGAAGGAGCTCTTTCGCTCGGATAATTTCAACCGTGTTCGTCCATACCGGCCGGCGCATGACCCGTATGACTTCATCCGGGTAGCGCGCGCCGAGGGCGAAACAATCGTCCAGTCGTTTCACGAGATCGCGCCCGCGCGCCGTGGCCGGCTCAGCCCGATCGTCCGCGACGCGGCCGCCTTCGCCAACGGCAATGGTGGAACGATCTATGTCGGCATCTCGGCCGTGTCAAAGGATCCTGTGATGGGCGTCGAAGACGCGCCGGAACAGGCCAGCGCGATCGCCGAAGACCTGGCCCGATACATCACGCCCCAGATCAACGGCACCATCGACATCCAGGAGACCGAGCAGAAGAAGATCATCGTCGTCCAGGTGCCGGCCGGCGATGATATGCCCTACGCGGTGCTCCCGAGCACGATCTATGTCCGCCAGGAGGGCGAGACGAGCATCGCGATGCGCGATGAGATCGTCCAGCTTGTCGTTGACGGGATGAAGATCGAGCGCGGCGAGCTCCCCGAACTCGTTTCGGAGCCACCCGCCGCGGTTGAGGCCCCGCACGAGCCGACCCGGACGCGCAGCTCGCGGCGACGGGGCCGGGGTCGAGGCGGTCAGACACGTCTGCAGCACGAGGAGCTGACTGCCGAGGATGCGGTCATCGATGTTGAGAGCGTCGATCCGACGATGGAGGACGGCGCGCCGTCCCTCGCGGTCGAACCAGAGCCAGCGCATCCGGTCGTCGAACCGACACCCCCGACGCGCGACATCGTTATCTGCGAAGAGGTCCCCTTTCCGAGGACTGGCGTCGAAGTCGTGGATTCGCACGAGAGCGATAACGTCACCTATCACGCGATGCGCGACCTGAGGAATCTCAAGGTCGTCCATAACGTGACCCGTGACTCGGCTCGGCGGCTGTGGCGCTACGCGATCACACAGCTCGAGCTCCATCCTGCGGGCGCGGACGAAGTCACCTGGCATGGCGACCGCGGGTACTGGAAGGCATACAAGCCGCGCGGCGGCGACGTGCGCTATAACCTCGTCTATCGCCACAACGACCACCTTCACATGTTCTATGGCGTGACTGACGAGGGACTCGATGAAGCCTGGCGCGCAGTAGTCCCTCAGCGGTATCTCCAGCCATCGGCCTCCGAGCCGGAACAGCCGGGCGACGAGGCAAATGGGCTCGTGTCGGAACAGCCTGCAGCCGTCGACAACAGCGCGCCGGATCATGACCTGGCCCCAGCGTACACCATCGGCGAGGAGCCTCTGGTGGCAGTCGAGCCAGTGGATGAGCCGGCTGCCCCCGAGCTTTCGGCGCCGCGGGAGTCGATCGTGGAGGAGGAGCCCGCTCCCGATCCGGTTCTGCTGCCCGACCCAGCGCCCGCAGAATCCGTCGTCGCGACACCGAAGCCGACCCGGCGTCGGCGTCAGGCACCGAAGCCCAGCGCGGAACCCCCGGCCGAAGACGCGACGCCAGAGCCAGAGGCGAGCGCCGAACCAACGCCCGAGGCAGCGCCAGACGATGCGCCGAAGCCCGTGCGTCGTCGTCGGAAGCCGACCAAGGTCGCTGAGGATCCGCCGGCCGACGAGGCTATCGAGAGCGCGAGCGTCGTGGGGCACGATGCGCCGGCCGAGCCGGTCGTCGCGCCGGTGGCGGACGTCGAGCCACTCGTTGAAGCGCCGAAGCCCGTGCGTCGTCGCCGGAAGCCGACCAAGGCCGAGGTGGCTGCCGCCGCCGACGAAACTGAGTCGCCGGCCGAGGAGTAG
- a CDS encoding DUF72 domain-containing protein: MAADPPRVRVGTAAWSDHQDFYPKGLKPGDRIAYYAQQFSVVEVNSSYYHIMPERNYRLWVEKTPDDFIFNVKAYGVLTGHKRDQEATPEIFDAFRASYLPLREAGKLGAVLFQFPPWFDDSETNRERIAWCAEQMADDPILVEFRHRSWLTPPRQESTLDFLRALRLSYVTVDAPQVGAGTAPLVPAVTNASLAYLRMHGRNTGTWYKRVETTGERFNYLYNQDEIDELAAVAQQLTQQAREVHVIFNNNMQNYAVVNARMMVDALGLGDSWHPGPRQGSLGI, translated from the coding sequence ATGGCAGCCGATCCTCCTCGCGTCCGGGTCGGGACAGCGGCATGGTCCGATCACCAGGACTTCTACCCGAAGGGGCTGAAGCCTGGCGATCGGATCGCGTACTACGCCCAGCAGTTCTCAGTGGTCGAGGTGAACTCCAGCTACTATCACATCATGCCGGAGCGGAATTACCGGCTGTGGGTCGAAAAAACGCCGGACGACTTCATCTTCAACGTCAAAGCGTATGGTGTTCTGACCGGCCACAAACGCGACCAGGAGGCGACTCCCGAGATCTTCGACGCTTTTCGCGCGTCGTACCTGCCGTTGCGCGAGGCGGGCAAGCTGGGCGCGGTGCTCTTCCAGTTCCCTCCCTGGTTCGATGATAGCGAGACAAACCGCGAGCGTATCGCCTGGTGCGCCGAGCAGATGGCTGACGACCCGATCCTGGTGGAGTTCCGTCACCGCAGTTGGCTGACACCGCCGCGACAGGAGAGCACGCTCGACTTCCTGCGAGCTCTCCGCCTCTCCTACGTGACGGTCGATGCGCCGCAGGTCGGCGCGGGCACCGCGCCATTGGTCCCGGCCGTGACAAACGCAAGTCTGGCCTACCTTCGGATGCATGGGCGAAACACCGGGACGTGGTATAAGCGGGTCGAGACGACCGGCGAACGCTTCAATTACCTGTATAACCAGGATGAGATCGACGAATTGGCCGCTGTCGCCCAACAGTTGACTCAGCAGGCTCGTGAAGTGCATGTCATCTTCAACAACAACATGCAGAACTACGCCGTGGTCAACGCGCGAATGATGGTCGATGCGCTCGGGCTTGGCGATTCGTGGCATCCAGGTCCTCGCCAGGGTTCGCTCGGCATCTGA